The following is a genomic window from Litorimonas taeanensis.
ATCTTCCGGTATTCCGCCAGAAGGTGATGGCGAAGCGTTAAAGCGCTATAATGTAGCGAAACTAGAAGCTATCACTGCGTCTGCTGATATTTCAGTGTTGGAGTCCCAAATAAACAGAAGCGGCGCTTCTGTTCGAACGCCAGTCTTTCAAGCCGAGTTAGCCTTGCGTAAAGGAGAAACTGCCAAGGCCTGTTCGCTTTCTGATACAATTACCGAGGGTCGCGCCGATGTTTTTTGGTCACGCCTGCGGACGCTATGCCATTTACAACGTGAAGAGTTTTCAGCAGCAGAGCTCACCACAGAATTGCTCCGCAATGAGGGTTATGAGAATGATTTATATTATGACCTTGTCCGAGTTTTAAGCGGTGTCACCAAGGCGATGCCAGTTCCAGAAAGCAATGCCGACCCAATTAATCAAACGCTGTATAGAATGGCGGCGACGGCTCTAAATGCCGCCCGACCAGGACAAGCTTTTGACCCAAAAGCGGACCCTGAATTACGTCTATCCGCTCTATTGAGATTTTTAGATCAGTTTTCAAAAACGCAGATTGAACAAGTGTTCTCTGACCTCGCTTTCAATCCAAATGACCTCGAAGGTTCTTCTAGTTTTGATTTAGAAAGCGCCCTAACCAATAATAGCGCGCAGGGTGTGGCTCAGCTTTTCCTATTGGCAAAAACCAGAGGTAATCCGCAAAGCGCGGTCCCTGCTTTTTCAGCTCTTATGAAACGCATAGGGGATGATAAGAGCCGCAAGCGTCTGACCGAAATATTTGCAGAGAACATCCAGTCTTGGCCCGCCGACATTAAAGCGCAAACAAATCTTGCTTATTTCGCCCGTCATTCCGTGCGGCATAAAGATGTTTTGGGACTACAAAACTTATATGCAGCCTTGCCAGAGTCCCAAGAGCGGGACCGTATTGCTCTGGCCGCAGATGCTCTGGGTAATGGATTTATGGTCGGTCAGCTAGGTGGAGATATTGACCGGCGTCTGACTTCTGAAAAAAATGAGCGTGCCATCAGAGATGCTTTTTTAGGGTTGGCTTTAGGCGCCCAAATTTCAGAAACAGCCTTAAATATATTGCCGCAATCTAAAATCCAATCCGTGTCAAAAATATCTGAAGGGGATAAAGCTGTTTTAAAAGCGAATGCCAAAGCGCGTCATACGGCGCAATTCCTCTTGCGGCTGACACCCATATTAGAATCTGCCTATTCTGAAACAGGTGAGCTTTCGACGCCAGATATTGCATTTATCATCGAGCAATTACAGATAATTGGGTTGAAAGATTTTGCAAATCGTATTGCGGCCAGAGATTTTTTGGTGCCGCTTGAGTAATCTGCGATACATTTAAGGAGCGGTCAGCTTGGACTATATTTGTATCCAAGGCTTGTGCCGCGCGATAAAGGGACTATACCCATCCGCTGATTTTACAGTTCCGGAGCGCTATTTATGGCGAGAACGTATTTAGATTTTGAACGGTCATTGGCAGAAATCGATGCCAAAATTGATGACCTTTTGGCGAGCGAAGGTGAAGCCGCTAAGGGGCTAGCCGAGCTTCGGGCCAAGGCGGATGCTGAGCTTAGCAAACTCTATACAAAACTTGGCCCATGGGAAAAAACCCGAATTGCGCGACATGAGGCCCGCCCGCATTACACGGACTATGTGCGTGATTTGGTGACGGATTATACTCCTTTATCAGGCGATCGAAAGTTCGGCGATGACAATGCGCTATTGGGCGGTCTCGGTAAAATTCGTGGCCGTTCTGTTGTTGTTATGGGGCATGAAAAAGGCACCGATACGGAAAGCCGCCTTAAGCATAATTTTGGTATGGCCAACCCAGAAGGTTATCGCAAAGCGGTGCGTTTGATGGATTTGGCTGAGAGATTTTCAATTCCAGTCGTAAGCTTTGTTGATACGGCGGGTGCCTATCCAGGGCGAGGCGCAGAAGAGCGTGGCCAAGCCGAAGCAATTGCGCGGTCAATTGATCGAGGATTATCTCTGAAGGTCCCTTTTATCTCTGTCATTACGGGCGAAGGTGGCTCTGGTGGTGCAGTCGCCATTGCTACAGCTGACCGTGTGA
Proteins encoded in this region:
- a CDS encoding acetyl-CoA carboxylase carboxyltransferase subunit alpha, whose translation is MARTYLDFERSLAEIDAKIDDLLASEGEAAKGLAELRAKADAELSKLYTKLGPWEKTRIARHEARPHYTDYVRDLVTDYTPLSGDRKFGDDNALLGGLGKIRGRSVVVMGHEKGTDTESRLKHNFGMANPEGYRKAVRLMDLAERFSIPVVSFVDTAGAYPGRGAEERGQAEAIARSIDRGLSLKVPFISVITGEGGSGGAVAIATADRVMMLEHSIYSVISPEGCASILWRDGTKAQDAAKAMKITAQDLKRLKIIDTIIKEPIGGAHRTPERAIKKVGTAIVKALDELSEKSAVDLIKDRRGKFLNIGRSLQ